One Bradyrhizobium zhanjiangense DNA segment encodes these proteins:
- a CDS encoding alkaline phosphatase D family protein, translating into MNIKFSRRRFLTTSAGALGAVAMPYLSRAADRPAVTHGVQSGDVTVDGGVVWARTDRPAQMLVEVATTESFRDARALPPIAALPESDFTAKMLIENLPGGQDIFYRVRFRDLSHSAVEGEPVTGRFRTAPADRRDVSFVWGGDVAGQGWGINPDDGGMFTFAAMRKHRPDFFLHSGDTIYADSPIQSEVKLTDGKIWKNVTIPEKAKVAETLDEFRAAHKYNLTDDNLRAFNGEVPIFVQWDDHEVTNNWSLSKELPATYKERNIALLAARAGRAFHEMYPMRESITEPGRVYRQIAYGPHLDVFVLDERSYRGPNGANLDTAYGPASYFLGPDQIAWLKRGLLNSRATWKVIASDMPLSLIVSDTPKGGSEAVAQGDGPVRGRELEIADILRFIKMAPISNTVWLTADVHYAAAHYYDPNKAQFQDFEPFWEFVSGPLHAGTFGPNALDNTFGPEVRFVKAPGKDNQNLPPSAGMQFFGHVKIDGASGQMTVTLRDRADVALWSTTLDPKQA; encoded by the coding sequence ATGAACATCAAATTCTCCCGCCGCCGTTTCCTCACCACCAGCGCCGGCGCGCTTGGCGCGGTCGCGATGCCTTACCTGTCGCGCGCGGCCGACCGGCCTGCGGTCACCCACGGCGTGCAATCGGGCGACGTCACCGTCGACGGCGGCGTGGTCTGGGCGCGCACCGACCGGCCGGCGCAGATGCTGGTCGAGGTGGCGACGACGGAGTCGTTCAGGGATGCCCGCGCGCTGCCGCCGATCGCGGCGCTGCCCGAGAGCGACTTCACCGCAAAAATGCTGATCGAGAACCTGCCGGGCGGCCAGGACATCTTTTATCGCGTCCGCTTCCGCGATCTCTCGCACAGCGCGGTCGAGGGCGAGCCGGTGACCGGCCGCTTCCGCACCGCGCCCGCCGACCGTCGCGACGTCAGTTTCGTCTGGGGTGGCGATGTCGCCGGCCAGGGCTGGGGCATCAACCCCGACGACGGCGGCATGTTCACCTTCGCCGCGATGCGCAAGCACCGCCCGGATTTCTTCCTGCACTCGGGCGACACGATCTACGCCGACAGTCCGATTCAATCCGAGGTGAAGCTCACCGACGGCAAGATCTGGAAGAACGTCACTATCCCCGAAAAGGCCAAGGTCGCCGAGACGCTGGACGAGTTCCGCGCCGCGCACAAATACAATCTGACCGACGACAATCTCCGTGCCTTCAATGGGGAAGTGCCGATCTTCGTGCAGTGGGACGACCACGAAGTGACCAACAACTGGTCGCTCTCGAAGGAGCTACCGGCGACCTACAAGGAGCGCAACATCGCGCTGCTCGCGGCCCGCGCGGGTCGCGCCTTCCACGAAATGTATCCGATGCGCGAGAGCATCACTGAGCCGGGCCGGGTCTATCGCCAGATCGCTTACGGTCCGCATCTCGACGTGTTCGTGCTCGACGAGCGCAGCTATCGCGGCCCGAACGGCGCCAATCTCGATACCGCTTACGGACCGGCCAGCTACTTCCTCGGACCCGACCAGATCGCCTGGCTCAAGCGCGGTCTGCTCAACTCGCGTGCGACCTGGAAAGTGATCGCCTCCGACATGCCACTCAGCCTCATCGTATCGGACACGCCAAAGGGCGGCTCGGAGGCAGTCGCGCAAGGCGACGGCCCCGTGCGCGGCCGCGAGCTCGAGATCGCGGACATCCTGCGCTTCATCAAGATGGCGCCGATCAGCAACACGGTATGGCTGACCGCGGACGTGCACTACGCCGCCGCGCATTATTACGATCCGAACAAGGCGCAATTCCAGGATTTCGAGCCGTTCTGGGAATTCGTCTCGGGTCCGCTGCACGCGGGCACGTTCGGTCCGAACGCGCTCGACAACACCTTTGGACCCGAGGTCCGCTTCGTCAAGGCTCCGGGCAAGGACAACCAGAATCTGCCGCCGTCAGCCGGCATGCAGTTCTTCGGTCACGTCAAGATCGACGGCGCTTCCGGCCAGATGACGGTGACACTGCGCGACCGCGCCGACGTCGCGCTGTGGTCGACCACGCTCGATCCGAAACAGGCCTAA
- a CDS encoding TAXI family TRAP transporter solute-binding subunit, which translates to MKLSLKRLFGRSMTGGLNLAETPSPPSPRSAARKTALVSLALVLAIIGALAGGYYFAMRPVTLKIAVGPANSDDVKVVQALTQAFTQNKSQVRLRPIQTDGATASANALAEGKVDLAIVRGDLDVPKNAQAVATLRKNVVVLWSVPGKGKKKGAKITKIAQLAGHRIGVIGRTQANVNLLKVILQQYGVDPAKVEIVQFPANEVAEAIKAQKADIYLAAGPVNSKITGDAIAASVREGGTPTFLAIDSADAIAQNHPVYESSEIPAGTYGGSPDRPDEEVKTISFAHHIVARKGVSETTIAAFTRQLFAVRQQLVAEFPLAAKIETPDTDKDAVIPVHPGAAAFVDGEEKTFLDKYSDYIWWSLMALSAMGSIGAWFAGYLKKDERDNNSHLRDRLLDMIAAARKSETTEELDQMQTEADEILRDTLRCFDHGAIEEAALTAFNIALDQFHAAVADRKAVLFSLPQNLQRAGAQFRAAGNA; encoded by the coding sequence ATGAAACTGAGCCTGAAGCGCCTGTTTGGGAGATCGATGACCGGGGGATTGAACCTGGCCGAAACGCCCTCTCCGCCTTCGCCGCGATCCGCGGCGCGGAAGACCGCGCTCGTGTCTCTGGCGCTCGTGCTTGCGATCATCGGTGCGCTCGCCGGCGGTTACTACTTCGCGATGCGGCCGGTGACGCTGAAGATCGCGGTTGGTCCCGCCAACAGCGATGACGTCAAGGTCGTGCAGGCGCTGACCCAGGCTTTCACGCAGAACAAGAGCCAGGTGCGGCTACGCCCGATCCAGACCGACGGCGCCACCGCCAGCGCCAATGCCCTCGCGGAAGGCAAGGTCGATCTTGCCATCGTGCGCGGCGACCTCGACGTGCCGAAGAACGCACAGGCGGTCGCGACGCTGCGCAAGAACGTCGTGGTGCTGTGGTCCGTCCCGGGCAAGGGCAAGAAGAAGGGCGCCAAGATCACCAAGATCGCACAGCTCGCCGGCCATCGCATTGGCGTCATCGGTCGCACCCAGGCCAATGTCAATCTGCTCAAGGTGATCCTCCAGCAATACGGCGTCGATCCCGCCAAGGTCGAGATCGTGCAATTCCCGGCCAACGAGGTTGCCGAGGCGATCAAGGCGCAGAAAGCCGACATCTACCTCGCGGCCGGTCCCGTCAACAGCAAGATCACGGGGGACGCGATCGCGGCATCGGTCAGGGAGGGCGGCACGCCGACCTTCCTCGCCATCGATTCCGCCGACGCGATCGCGCAGAACCATCCGGTCTACGAATCCTCGGAGATTCCCGCAGGCACTTACGGCGGCTCGCCCGATCGTCCGGACGAAGAGGTCAAGACGATCAGCTTCGCGCACCACATCGTGGCGCGCAAAGGTGTGTCCGAAACCACCATCGCGGCGTTCACGCGCCAGCTCTTCGCCGTGCGCCAGCAACTGGTGGCGGAATTCCCGCTGGCAGCGAAGATCGAGACACCCGACACCGACAAGGATGCAGTGATCCCCGTGCATCCCGGCGCCGCCGCCTTCGTCGACGGCGAGGAAAAGACCTTTCTCGACAAATACAGCGATTACATCTGGTGGAGCCTGATGGCGCTCTCCGCCATGGGCTCGATCGGCGCCTGGTTTGCGGGCTACCTGAAGAAGGACGAGCGCGACAACAACAGCCATCTGCGCGACCGCCTGCTCGACATGATCGCAGCAGCACGCAAGAGCGAGACCACCGAGGAGCTCGATCAGATGCAAACCGAGGCCGACGAGATTTTGCGCGATACGCTGCGCTGCTTCGATCACGGCGCGATCGAGGAAGCTGCGCTCACCGCGTTCAACATCGCACTCGACCAGTTCCATGCCGCCGTTGCCGACCGCAAGGCGGTGCTGTTCAGCCTGCCGCAGAACCTGCAGCGCGCGGGCGCGCAGTTCAGAGCCGCCGGCAACGCGTAG
- a CDS encoding 4a-hydroxytetrahydrobiopterin dehydratase, whose amino-acid sequence MAERLSAEARKQALGGIPGWGEISGRDAIGKTFVFKDFNQAFGFMTRAALVAEKMDHHPEWRNVYKTVEVVLSTHDAGGVTARDIELAKAMNAIAG is encoded by the coding sequence ATGGCAGAGCGGCTATCGGCGGAGGCGCGCAAGCAGGCGCTGGGCGGCATACCGGGCTGGGGCGAGATTTCCGGCCGCGACGCCATCGGGAAGACTTTTGTCTTCAAGGATTTCAACCAGGCCTTCGGCTTCATGACCCGTGCGGCGCTGGTCGCCGAGAAGATGGATCACCATCCCGAATGGCGCAACGTCTACAAGACGGTGGAGGTGGTGCTGTCGACCCATGACGCCGGCGGCGTCACCGCGCGCGACATCGAGCTGGCCAAGGCGATGAACGCCATCGCCGGCTGA
- a CDS encoding YkvA family protein gives MAAEHSVGFEPADRLAQDREGVRRRFWRKLKRVAAQLPFAEDLLAAYYCAFDRQTPRHVQASLLGAIAYFILPFDFVADVMPVLGFADDAAVLATAIRMVAGHITNEHREAARAALKRGVEEAEE, from the coding sequence ATGGCTGCCGAACACAGCGTCGGCTTTGAGCCCGCCGATCGGCTCGCGCAAGACCGGGAGGGCGTTCGCCGCCGCTTCTGGCGCAAGCTGAAGCGCGTCGCCGCGCAACTGCCGTTCGCCGAAGACCTGCTCGCCGCCTATTACTGCGCCTTCGACCGGCAGACGCCGCGCCATGTTCAGGCCTCGCTGCTCGGCGCGATCGCCTATTTCATCCTGCCATTCGACTTCGTCGCTGATGTGATGCCGGTCCTCGGTTTCGCCGATGATGCCGCCGTGCTCGCCACCGCCATCCGCATGGTCGCCGGCCACATCACGAACGAGCACCGCGAGGCTGCCCGTGCCGCACTGAAGCGCGGTGTGGAAGAGGCGGAGGAGTAA
- a CDS encoding TAXI family TRAP transporter solute-binding subunit: MRNALGMALAAIMTICAFAARADQTEYDPAKVSDGLKAIFQFGSSSTKQALNANTVTLITGTIGGTYVQFGADLASVLDDGNKIRVLPIVGRGSVQSVADILFLQGVDLGIVRADTLDYLERKGFAKDIKKQFTYVTKLYNEEMQVIAPRSVATLKDLEGKTVSVDLPNGGTFVTALTVFERLGIKAKFVYVEQRIAMEKLKAGEIDAVIVVGGKPYKSVSTFGNDGRFHLARVDYAKPLQSDYLPATLTAKDYPNLIKEGESVDTIAVPAVLAAYNWAPNTERYRKLALFVDAFFTKFPSLQNPPFHPKWKEVSLAAPLSGWNRLPVAQQWLDKHGVEPVTRQRFEAFLKQSPAAAQVSDADKEALFKQFQAWDAANARAGEKK; encoded by the coding sequence ATGCGTAACGCTTTGGGAATGGCGCTTGCCGCCATCATGACGATCTGTGCCTTTGCGGCACGCGCTGACCAGACCGAGTACGATCCGGCCAAGGTCTCGGACGGCCTGAAGGCCATCTTCCAGTTCGGCTCGAGCTCGACCAAGCAGGCGTTGAACGCCAACACGGTGACGCTGATCACCGGCACGATCGGCGGCACCTATGTGCAATTCGGCGCCGACCTCGCTTCCGTGCTCGACGACGGCAACAAGATCCGCGTGCTGCCGATCGTCGGCCGCGGCTCGGTGCAGAGCGTCGCCGACATCTTGTTCCTGCAAGGTGTCGATCTCGGCATCGTGCGCGCCGACACGCTCGACTATCTCGAGCGCAAGGGTTTTGCCAAGGACATCAAGAAGCAGTTCACCTATGTCACGAAGCTCTACAATGAGGAGATGCAGGTGATCGCGCCGAGATCGGTCGCGACACTCAAAGACCTCGAAGGCAAGACGGTGAGCGTGGACCTGCCGAACGGCGGTACCTTCGTCACGGCGCTCACCGTGTTCGAGCGGCTCGGCATCAAGGCGAAATTCGTCTATGTCGAGCAGCGCATCGCGATGGAGAAGCTGAAGGCCGGCGAGATCGACGCCGTCATCGTGGTCGGCGGCAAGCCGTACAAGTCGGTCTCGACCTTCGGCAATGACGGCCGCTTCCATCTCGCAAGGGTCGACTATGCAAAGCCGCTCCAGAGCGACTATCTGCCGGCAACGCTGACCGCCAAGGACTATCCGAACCTGATCAAGGAAGGCGAGAGCGTGGACACCATTGCAGTCCCTGCGGTGCTTGCGGCTTACAATTGGGCACCCAACACCGAGCGCTATCGCAAGCTTGCGTTGTTCGTGGACGCGTTCTTCACGAAATTTCCGTCGCTGCAGAACCCGCCCTTCCATCCCAAGTGGAAGGAGGTCTCGCTCGCGGCGCCGCTGTCGGGCTGGAACAGATTGCCGGTGGCGCAGCAATGGCTCGACAAGCACGGCGTCGAGCCGGTGACGCGCCAGCGCTTCGAAGCGTTCCTGAAGCAGAGCCCGGCGGCCGCGCAGGTATCCGATGCGGACAAGGAAGCGCTGTTCAAGCAATTCCAGGCTTGGGACGCAGCGAACGCGCGGGCGGGGGAAAAGAAGTAG
- a CDS encoding NADPH:quinone oxidoreductase family protein, protein MKAILCSQYCQPDDLVLADVPDPVAGPGEAVIAIKAAALNFFDILMIQGKYQIKPPFPFSPAAEVAGVIESIGAGVTDLKVGDRVVASCGHNGAREKIALPAASIVKIPDNLDYDRAAGIIIIYGTALHALEDRASPKPGETLAVLGAAGGTGLAACELGKLMGLKVIACASSDEKLEFARAHGAELTLNYAKEDLKEGLRKLTDGKGVDIIFDPVGGAYAEQALRSIAWEGRFLVIGFAAGDIPKMPLNLALLKGCDIRGVFWGAWTRLNPAKNRANLEKLVKWTAEGKISSHVDRTFPLAQTADALKVLAGRQAMGKVILHP, encoded by the coding sequence ATGAAAGCCATCCTCTGCTCGCAATATTGCCAGCCCGACGATCTCGTTCTGGCCGACGTGCCGGATCCGGTGGCAGGGCCCGGCGAAGCCGTGATCGCGATCAAGGCGGCGGCGTTGAACTTCTTCGACATCCTGATGATCCAGGGCAAGTATCAGATTAAGCCGCCGTTCCCATTCTCGCCGGCCGCCGAAGTCGCCGGCGTGATCGAGAGCATCGGCGCTGGCGTGACTGACCTGAAGGTTGGCGATCGCGTCGTCGCCTCCTGCGGCCACAACGGCGCACGCGAGAAGATCGCGCTGCCGGCGGCATCGATCGTGAAGATCCCCGACAATCTCGACTATGATCGCGCGGCCGGCATCATCATCATCTACGGCACTGCGCTGCATGCGCTGGAAGATCGCGCGAGCCCGAAGCCCGGCGAAACACTCGCGGTGCTGGGCGCAGCCGGCGGCACCGGCCTTGCTGCCTGCGAGCTCGGCAAGCTGATGGGCCTGAAGGTGATTGCCTGCGCTTCGTCGGACGAGAAGCTCGAATTCGCCAGGGCGCACGGCGCAGAGCTGACGCTCAATTACGCCAAGGAAGACTTGAAGGAAGGCTTGCGCAAGCTCACCGATGGCAAAGGCGTCGACATCATCTTCGATCCCGTGGGCGGCGCCTATGCCGAGCAGGCGCTGCGCTCGATCGCCTGGGAAGGCCGCTTCCTCGTGATCGGCTTTGCCGCCGGCGACATTCCGAAGATGCCGCTGAACCTCGCACTGCTGAAGGGCTGCGACATCCGCGGCGTGTTCTGGGGTGCCTGGACCCGGCTCAACCCGGCCAAGAACCGCGCCAATCTGGAGAAGCTCGTGAAGTGGACGGCCGAAGGCAAGATCTCATCGCATGTCGACCGCACCTTCCCGCTGGCCCAGACCGCGGACGCGTTGAAGGTGCTCGCGGGACGTCAGGCGATGGGAAAGGTGATTTTGCACCCGTGA
- a CDS encoding SDR family oxidoreductase has product MFETSLLKDKRILVTGGGSGLGAAMGRRFLALGAELVICGRKLDRLDATASEMREEAGGKVTTIACDIRDGAAVDNMMDQIWREAPLDILVNNAAATFIAQSEHLSFRAADAILAPTLHGAMYCTLAAGRRWIEGKHGGVVLSILSTSTITGRAFTVPSAMAKSAVLAMTKSLAVEWGPKGIRTVAIAPGPFPTAGASGQLRPEGRDEGWTARNPLGRTGEHGELADLASFLISDRAGYINGEMVVIDGGAHLRSSGAEDLLGWSEAQWAAQRAARSKA; this is encoded by the coding sequence ATGTTTGAAACAAGCCTGCTCAAGGACAAACGCATCCTCGTCACTGGCGGCGGCTCGGGCCTCGGCGCTGCGATGGGCCGTCGCTTCCTCGCGCTCGGCGCCGAGCTCGTGATCTGCGGCCGCAAGCTCGATCGGCTCGACGCAACGGCGAGTGAGATGCGCGAAGAGGCCGGCGGCAAGGTCACGACCATCGCCTGCGATATCCGCGACGGTGCCGCCGTCGACAACATGATGGATCAGATCTGGCGCGAAGCGCCGCTCGATATCCTCGTTAACAACGCCGCCGCGACCTTCATCGCGCAGAGCGAGCATCTCTCCTTTCGCGCGGCGGACGCGATCCTCGCGCCCACACTGCACGGCGCGATGTATTGCACGCTCGCCGCCGGCAGGCGCTGGATCGAGGGCAAGCATGGCGGCGTCGTGCTGTCGATCCTCTCGACCTCGACCATCACCGGCCGCGCCTTCACCGTGCCGTCGGCGATGGCGAAGTCGGCGGTGCTGGCGATGACCAAAAGTCTCGCCGTGGAATGGGGGCCTAAGGGCATCCGCACCGTCGCCATCGCGCCCGGACCGTTCCCGACCGCCGGCGCATCCGGGCAACTCCGCCCCGAGGGCCGCGATGAAGGTTGGACTGCGCGCAACCCGCTCGGCCGCACCGGCGAGCACGGCGAACTTGCCGATCTCGCCAGCTTCCTGATCTCGGACCGGGCCGGCTATATCAATGGCGAGATGGTGGTGATCGACGGCGGCGCGCATTTGCGCAGTTCCGGGGCCGAGGACCTGCTCGGCTGGAGCGAGGCGCAGTGGGCCGCCCAGCGCGCCGCGCGATCCAAGGCCTAG
- a CDS encoding invasion associated locus B family protein — protein sequence MWRVLAFVLMIGMMTCGIADLARAQTAQPAPKATPKPAAPAASTTANTHAKTAAKPESKPAAPTAAVAGGAEPTLIGQFGTWGAYSATPNGKKVCFALAKPSSSKTNPPNRPRDPAYAFVSTRPAEKVNNEVSVMIGYALKPGSESTVEVGGAAFAMYTQGDGLWIKNAAEEERMVEAMRKSADLVVKGVSAKGTETTDTFSLKGLAQALDKIAQDCRR from the coding sequence ATGTGGCGGGTGCTAGCTTTCGTTTTGATGATCGGCATGATGACGTGCGGGATCGCCGATCTCGCGCGGGCGCAGACGGCGCAACCAGCGCCGAAGGCGACACCGAAACCGGCCGCGCCGGCGGCCAGTACAACCGCCAACACCCACGCAAAGACGGCTGCGAAGCCAGAGAGCAAACCGGCCGCCCCGACCGCGGCGGTTGCGGGCGGCGCGGAACCAACCCTGATCGGCCAGTTCGGCACCTGGGGCGCCTATTCGGCCACGCCCAACGGCAAGAAGGTCTGCTTCGCGCTGGCCAAGCCCTCGTCGTCGAAGACCAACCCGCCGAACCGGCCGCGCGATCCCGCCTATGCGTTCGTGTCGACCCGGCCGGCCGAGAAGGTCAATAACGAAGTCTCGGTCATGATCGGCTATGCGCTGAAACCAGGCTCGGAATCGACGGTCGAGGTCGGCGGCGCTGCTTTCGCCATGTATACGCAGGGCGACGGCCTCTGGATCAAGAACGCGGCCGAGGAGGAGCGGATGGTCGAAGCCATGCGCAAATCCGCCGATCTCGTGGTCAAGGGCGTCTCGGCCAAGGGCACCGAGACGACCGACACCTTCTCGCTGAAGGGCCTCGCCCAGGCGCTCGATAAGATCGCCCAGGACTGCAGGCGGTGA